A window from Micromonospora profundi encodes these proteins:
- a CDS encoding tyrosine-type recombinase/integrase, producing MALLDLTKLTTDLSSTWAGYLRDWDRTLRAGNYPETTRYNYLLAAAQLARYLAEHSPDPDAADAAEDPTEVTRGHAEAFEAWMIETRSASTALNKHKGLQQFFKWLLVEEDIDRSPMDRVRQPKTPQKLIPIIRDEDTKKLLDACKGKTFAHLRDEAIIRLYYNTGARLSEVGNLLLDDVDLNTESVHYHGKGAKDRRVRFGPKTARAISRYLRARGKHKGSELPDLWLADRGGRRLAANGIKIRLKRLGLAAGVANVHAHRWRHNFAHEWKRAGGNTGDLMLLLGWTSEDMPRHYGASAAAERAQEIQVQLGIGEGV from the coding sequence ATGGCTCTACTGGACCTGACCAAGCTCACGACCGACCTGTCCTCGACCTGGGCGGGATACCTGCGGGACTGGGACCGGACGCTGCGCGCGGGCAACTACCCGGAGACGACGCGGTACAACTACCTCCTCGCCGCCGCGCAACTGGCCCGATACCTGGCCGAGCACTCGCCCGACCCTGATGCCGCCGACGCCGCGGAGGACCCCACCGAGGTGACCCGGGGGCATGCTGAGGCGTTTGAGGCGTGGATGATCGAGACCCGGTCGGCATCGACTGCGCTGAACAAGCACAAAGGTCTGCAGCAGTTCTTCAAGTGGTTGCTGGTCGAGGAGGACATCGACCGGTCTCCAATGGATCGGGTTCGACAGCCCAAGACGCCCCAGAAGCTGATCCCGATCATCCGGGACGAGGACACGAAGAAGCTCCTCGACGCCTGCAAGGGCAAGACCTTTGCGCACCTGCGCGACGAGGCGATCATTCGCCTGTACTACAACACCGGGGCGCGGCTGTCGGAGGTCGGCAACCTGCTGCTCGATGACGTCGACCTGAACACGGAGTCGGTGCACTACCACGGCAAGGGTGCCAAGGACCGCCGGGTGCGATTCGGGCCGAAGACGGCCCGGGCCATCAGCCGCTACCTACGGGCGCGTGGCAAGCACAAGGGTTCGGAACTGCCGGATCTGTGGCTCGCCGACCGCGGTGGGCGGAGGTTGGCGGCCAACGGCATCAAGATTCGCCTGAAGCGGTTGGGTCTCGCCGCTGGCGTCGCGAACGTGCACGCCCACCGCTGGCGGCACAATTTCGCCCACGAGTGGAAACGCGCCGGCGGGAACACGGGCGACCTGATGCTGCTGTTGGGTTGGACCTCCGAGGACATGCCCCGGCACTACGGCGCCAGCGCGGCGGCCGAACGCGCCCAGGAGATTCAGGTGCAACTGGGCATCGGGGAAGGGGTGTAG
- the der gene encoding ribosome biogenesis GTPase Der has translation MSSDGAGWVELREPEVAVEEPTGPQPVVAVVGRPNVGKSTLVNRIIGRRQAVVEDVPGVTRDRVPYDAQWNGRAFTVVDTGGWEPDAKDRAAAIAAQAEIAVVTADVVLFVVDAMVGSTDVDEAAVKMLRRSAKPVILVANKADNTSIEMEATSLWSLGLGEPFPVSALHGRGSGDLLDAILAALPEAPAIVENRPRGPRRVALVGRPNVGKSSLLNRFSGEDRAVVDSVAGTTVDPVDSLVEIGGQTWQLVDTAGLRKRVGKASGTEYYASLRTAGAIDAAEVAVVLLDASEPISEQDQRILSMVTEAGRALVIAFNKWDLVDADRRYYLDKEIDRELRRIPWAIRLNLSAMTGRAVDKLAPALNKALASWETRVPTAHLNQWLTALVQATPHPVRGGRAPRILFATQAGVAPPRFVLFTTGPLDAGYQRFVERKLREEFGYEGSPIEISVRPRKKLGPGGRGKAHG, from the coding sequence ATGAGTAGCGACGGCGCGGGCTGGGTCGAACTGCGTGAGCCCGAGGTCGCCGTCGAGGAACCCACCGGCCCGCAGCCGGTGGTGGCAGTCGTCGGCCGCCCCAACGTGGGCAAGTCCACGCTTGTCAACCGGATCATCGGTCGCCGACAGGCGGTCGTCGAGGACGTCCCCGGGGTGACCCGGGACCGGGTGCCGTACGACGCGCAGTGGAACGGACGGGCGTTCACAGTGGTGGACACCGGCGGTTGGGAGCCCGACGCGAAGGACCGCGCTGCGGCCATCGCGGCGCAGGCCGAGATCGCTGTGGTCACCGCCGACGTGGTGCTGTTCGTGGTCGACGCGATGGTGGGCTCCACCGACGTGGACGAGGCAGCGGTGAAGATGCTGCGCCGCAGCGCCAAGCCGGTGATCCTGGTGGCCAACAAGGCGGACAACACCTCCATCGAGATGGAGGCCACGTCGCTGTGGTCACTCGGCCTCGGCGAGCCGTTCCCCGTCTCCGCGCTGCACGGGCGCGGCTCCGGCGACCTGCTGGATGCCATCCTCGCCGCGCTGCCCGAGGCGCCGGCGATCGTGGAGAACCGGCCGCGCGGGCCGCGTCGAGTGGCGCTGGTCGGCCGCCCGAACGTGGGCAAGTCCAGCCTGCTCAACCGGTTCTCCGGTGAAGACCGGGCGGTCGTCGACTCGGTCGCCGGCACCACAGTCGACCCGGTGGACAGCCTGGTCGAGATCGGCGGCCAGACCTGGCAGCTCGTGGACACCGCCGGGCTGCGCAAGCGGGTCGGCAAGGCCAGTGGCACCGAGTACTACGCGAGCCTGCGTACCGCGGGGGCCATCGACGCCGCCGAGGTGGCAGTCGTCCTGCTGGACGCCAGCGAGCCCATCAGCGAACAGGACCAGCGGATCCTGTCGATGGTGACCGAGGCCGGCCGGGCGCTCGTCATCGCGTTCAACAAGTGGGACCTGGTCGACGCCGACCGCCGGTACTACCTGGACAAGGAGATCGACCGGGAGTTGCGCCGCATCCCCTGGGCGATCCGACTGAACCTGTCGGCGATGACCGGCCGGGCGGTCGACAAGCTGGCCCCGGCGCTGAACAAGGCGCTCGCCAGCTGGGAGACCCGGGTGCCGACCGCGCACCTCAACCAGTGGTTGACCGCGCTGGTGCAGGCCACCCCGCACCCGGTACGCGGTGGACGCGCGCCGCGCATCCTGTTCGCCACCCAGGCCGGGGTGGCGCCGCCACGGTTCGTTCTCTTCACCACCGGGCCGCTGGACGCCGGCTACCAGCGCTTCGTCGAGCGCAAGCTCCGCGAGGAATTCGGGTACGAGGGCAGCCCCATCGAAATCTCCGTCCGCCCCCGCAAGAAGCTCGGCCCCGGCGGTCGGGGCAAGGCGCACGGCTGA
- the cmk gene encoding (d)CMP kinase, translating into MEENVRTGRCVVAVDGPSGSGKSTVSRRLAAGIGARYLDTGAMYRAVTWAVLRSGVDLTDAASVAKVAGEVDLRIGTDPQGYGVTVDGVSVDTDIRGAEVTGAVSAVAAVPAVRELLVARQREMIVNAGRMVVEGRDIGSVVAPDADLKVFLTASEAARAARRSAEDAADVAATAADLARRDRLDSTRKVNPLAQAPDAVVLDTTELGIDEVVVRLRDLLAERGVA; encoded by the coding sequence GTGGAGGAAAACGTACGGACCGGGCGATGTGTGGTCGCTGTGGACGGGCCGTCCGGTTCGGGTAAGTCGACCGTGTCGAGGCGGCTCGCCGCCGGCATCGGTGCGCGTTACCTGGACACGGGTGCCATGTACCGGGCGGTCACCTGGGCCGTGCTGCGCTCCGGCGTGGATCTCACCGACGCCGCGTCGGTGGCCAAGGTCGCCGGCGAGGTGGACCTGCGCATCGGCACCGACCCCCAGGGGTACGGCGTGACGGTCGACGGCGTGAGCGTCGACACGGACATCCGTGGCGCCGAGGTGACCGGGGCGGTTTCCGCCGTGGCCGCGGTGCCGGCGGTCCGTGAGCTGCTTGTCGCCCGGCAGCGCGAAATGATCGTCAACGCCGGCCGGATGGTGGTCGAGGGCCGCGACATCGGCTCGGTCGTGGCGCCGGACGCCGACTTGAAGGTCTTCCTGACCGCCTCCGAGGCGGCCCGTGCTGCCCGGCGGAGCGCCGAGGACGCCGCAGACGTGGCGGCCACCGCCGCCGACCTGGCGCGCCGGGACCGGCTCGACTCGACCCGCAAGGTCAACCCGTTGGCGCAGGCGCCGGACGCCGTCGTGCTGGACACGACCGAGTTGGGTATCGACGAGGTTGTCGTGCGGCTGCGTGACCTGCTCGCCGAGCGGGGTGTGGCATGA
- a CDS encoding pseudouridine synthase, whose translation MRPDNRSPKPDAPVYDGAERLQKVLAAAGVGSRRACEDLIFRRRVTVDGRVAKLGDKVDPATAVIHVDGERLQVDIRLVYVAMNKPRGVVTTMADDKGRNELAEFIGNRVEQRVYHVGRLDADSEGLLLLTNDGNLAHKLMHPSYEVLKTYLAEVVGPIPRNLSKRLLAGVELEDGPVTVDSFKVVGTLGKSAQVELSLHEGRKHIVRRLMDEVGHPVTRLVRTSIGPIRLGDLRTGRLRRLTNAEVAALFKAVGD comes from the coding sequence ATGCGACCCGATAACCGTTCCCCCAAACCCGACGCCCCCGTGTACGACGGGGCGGAGCGCCTGCAGAAGGTGCTCGCCGCCGCCGGCGTGGGCTCCCGGCGTGCCTGCGAGGACCTGATCTTCCGCCGCCGCGTCACTGTCGACGGGCGGGTCGCCAAGCTCGGCGACAAGGTCGACCCGGCCACCGCCGTGATCCACGTGGACGGCGAGCGCCTCCAGGTCGACATCCGCCTGGTCTACGTGGCGATGAACAAGCCGCGCGGGGTGGTCACCACCATGGCGGACGACAAGGGCCGCAACGAGCTGGCCGAGTTCATCGGCAACCGGGTGGAGCAGCGGGTCTACCACGTGGGGCGGCTCGACGCGGACAGCGAGGGGTTGCTGCTGCTCACCAACGACGGCAACCTCGCACACAAGCTCATGCACCCGTCGTACGAGGTGCTGAAGACCTACCTGGCCGAGGTGGTCGGGCCGATCCCGCGCAACCTGAGCAAGCGGCTCCTCGCGGGCGTCGAGCTGGAGGACGGGCCGGTCACTGTCGACTCGTTCAAGGTGGTGGGCACCCTGGGCAAGAGCGCCCAGGTGGAGCTGAGCCTGCACGAGGGCCGCAAACACATCGTCCGGCGGTTGATGGACGAGGTCGGGCACCCGGTCACCCGGCTGGTGCGTACCTCGATCGGGCCGATCCGGTTGGGCGACCTGCGCACCGGGCGTCTCCGGCGCCTGACCAACGCGGAGGTCGCCGCCCTGTTCAAGGCGGTGGGTGACTGA
- the scpB gene encoding SMC-Scp complex subunit ScpB, producing the protein MSDEQRRDSLADQAAAWIPPWDRPRRPTAEVTESRDESASAEPSVESDLTESRDTSDLVESSGDALDPAEVGETPDSDRPEPVTAAAPMTPRDLGSELPLEGPESSKISDEPDAGVGELGGGRGVPRRDGLAGRRRVTTVTQPAPELSDAELRGALEAILLVVDEPVSELVLAQVLEQPAERIGPMLDEIAAGYTAAGHGFELRRAAGGWRLYTRPEYATYVERFVLDGQSVRLTQAALETLAVVAYKQPVTRSRISAIRGVNCDGVIRTLVTRGLVEECGTEPDSGAFLYRTTTLFLEKLGLNTVDELPPLAPFLPDDVEELADATR; encoded by the coding sequence ATGAGTGACGAGCAGCGTCGGGACTCCCTGGCCGACCAGGCCGCCGCCTGGATCCCCCCATGGGACCGCCCTCGCCGACCCACCGCCGAAGTGACCGAGTCCCGGGACGAGTCCGCCTCCGCCGAGCCCTCCGTCGAGTCCGATCTCACCGAGTCCCGCGACACATCCGATCTGGTCGAGTCTTCCGGCGACGCCCTCGACCCCGCCGAAGTCGGCGAAACACCCGACAGCGACCGACCCGAACCCGTCACCGCCGCCGCGCCCATGACCCCGCGAGATCTTGGAAGCGAACTGCCCCTGGAGGGGCCGGAATCCTCCAAGATCTCGGATGAACCTGACGCTGGCGTGGGGGAGTTGGGCGGTGGTCGGGGCGTACCCCGGCGGGACGGCCTGGCGGGGCGGCGGCGGGTGACGACTGTCACGCAGCCTGCGCCGGAGTTGTCCGACGCCGAGCTGCGCGGCGCGCTGGAGGCGATCCTGCTGGTGGTGGACGAGCCTGTCAGTGAGCTGGTCCTGGCGCAGGTGCTGGAGCAGCCGGCCGAGCGGATCGGGCCGATGCTCGACGAGATCGCCGCCGGCTACACGGCTGCGGGGCACGGGTTCGAGCTGCGTCGGGCGGCCGGCGGTTGGCGGTTGTACACGCGGCCGGAATACGCTACGTACGTCGAGCGGTTCGTCCTGGACGGGCAGTCCGTGCGACTGACCCAGGCGGCCTTGGAGACTCTGGCCGTTGTCGCCTACAAGCAGCCGGTGACCCGGTCGCGGATCTCGGCCATCCGGGGTGTCAACTGCGACGGCGTGATCCGTACGCTTGTCACCCGCGGCCTGGTCGAGGAGTGCGGCACCGAACCGGACAGCGGGGCGTTCCTCTACCGGACGACCACGCTGTTCCTGGAGAAGCTCGGGCTGAACACCGTCGACGAGCTGCCGCCCCTTGCCCCCTTCCTGCCCGACGACGTAGAAGAGCTTGCTGATGCGACCCGATAA
- a CDS encoding segregation and condensation protein A, translating into MTAPPIDPPAGPHEATAPAVAAEMAAEVDGVLPTAEASESSGFTVRLANFTGPFDLLLQLIGKHKLDVTEVALHTVTDEFIAYIRAMGDKWDLDEASEFLLIAATLLDLKAARLLPSAEVEDEADLALLEARDLLFARLLQYKAYKEAAAHIAELEAVGGRRYPRAVSLEPRYAEALPDLVLGIGPQRLLKLAVKAMTPKPVPEVSIAHVHMVRVSVREHAAILASRLRRAGIATFSLLCADCEATLEVVARFLALLELYREGLVSFVQEQALEELTVRWTGPVDGETELHVDEYAGTPADPDSAAVPVPLPAAEGEPAPLPEFAADGEPASVPVPGAERVPGPVQELGRAGEAGGVDRTGTTEGERNE; encoded by the coding sequence GTGACCGCGCCACCCATCGACCCGCCTGCCGGGCCGCACGAGGCCACCGCGCCGGCGGTCGCCGCCGAGATGGCCGCCGAGGTCGACGGTGTGCTCCCCACCGCGGAGGCTTCCGAGTCCTCCGGCTTCACCGTCCGGCTGGCCAACTTCACCGGCCCGTTCGACCTGCTGCTGCAACTCATCGGCAAACACAAGCTCGACGTCACCGAGGTGGCCCTGCACACGGTCACCGACGAGTTCATCGCCTACATCCGGGCCATGGGCGACAAGTGGGACCTCGACGAGGCAAGCGAATTCCTGCTCATCGCCGCGACCCTGCTCGACCTGAAAGCGGCCCGGCTGCTGCCCTCCGCCGAGGTCGAGGACGAGGCCGACCTCGCCCTGCTGGAGGCCCGGGACCTGCTCTTCGCCCGGCTTCTGCAGTACAAGGCGTACAAGGAGGCGGCGGCGCACATCGCCGAGTTGGAGGCGGTGGGCGGCCGGCGGTATCCGCGGGCGGTCAGCCTGGAGCCCCGGTACGCCGAGGCGTTGCCCGACCTGGTGCTCGGCATCGGCCCGCAGCGGCTTTTGAAGCTGGCCGTCAAGGCGATGACCCCGAAGCCCGTGCCGGAGGTGTCCATCGCCCACGTGCACATGGTCCGCGTCAGCGTCCGTGAACACGCGGCGATCCTCGCCTCCCGGCTGCGCCGGGCCGGCATTGCGACGTTCTCGCTGCTCTGCGCCGACTGCGAGGCGACCCTGGAGGTGGTGGCGCGGTTCCTGGCGTTGCTGGAGCTCTACCGGGAGGGACTGGTGTCCTTCGTCCAGGAGCAGGCCCTTGAGGAGCTGACGGTGCGCTGGACCGGCCCTGTCGACGGCGAGACCGAGCTGCACGTCGACGAGTACGCCGGCACCCCCGCCGACCCCGATTCGGCTGCCGTGCCGGTGCCGTTGCCCGCTGCCGAGGGGGAGCCCGCTCCCCTGCCGGAGTTCGCTGCCGACGGGGAGCCCGCTTCCGTGCCGGTGCCCGGTGCCGAGCGGGTGCCCGGTCCCGTGCAGGAGCTGGGGCGGGCGGGTGAGGCCGGGGGAGTGGACCGGACGGGAACGACGGAGGGCGAGCGCAATGAGTGA
- a CDS encoding ParA family protein, with amino-acid sequence MAGNGDRAETWTSELREQQATLGADLGPADPAAYTMRKPIPEPMPTDRHGPARIIAMANQKGGVGKTTTTINLGAALAEYGRKVLLVDFDPQGALSVGLGVNPHNLDLSIYNLLMQDDIIAEDVVIKTDVAGLHLLPANIDLSAAEIQLVNEVAREMALARVLRTVRKEYDYILIDCQPSLGLLAINALTVAHGVLIPLECEFFSLRGVALLLDTIDKVRERLNFDLELEGILATMYDSRTTHCRQVLQRVVEAFGDKVYQTVITKTVKFPESTVAGAPITTMDPASSGARNYRQLAREVIAAQSER; translated from the coding sequence ATGGCTGGCAACGGTGACCGTGCCGAGACCTGGACGTCGGAGCTCCGCGAGCAGCAGGCCACGCTCGGCGCGGACCTGGGTCCTGCGGACCCGGCTGCCTACACGATGCGCAAGCCCATCCCCGAGCCGATGCCTACCGATCGGCACGGCCCGGCGCGCATCATCGCGATGGCCAACCAGAAGGGCGGCGTCGGCAAGACCACCACCACCATCAACCTGGGCGCGGCGCTCGCCGAGTACGGCCGCAAGGTCCTGCTCGTCGACTTCGACCCGCAGGGCGCGCTCTCGGTGGGGTTGGGAGTCAACCCGCACAACCTCGACCTGTCGATCTACAACCTGCTCATGCAGGACGACATCATCGCCGAGGACGTCGTCATCAAGACCGACGTGGCGGGTCTGCACCTGCTGCCGGCAAACATCGACCTCTCCGCCGCCGAGATCCAGCTCGTCAACGAGGTCGCGCGCGAGATGGCACTCGCCCGGGTGCTCCGCACGGTGCGCAAGGAGTACGACTACATCCTGATCGACTGCCAGCCGTCACTCGGCCTGCTGGCGATCAACGCGCTGACCGTCGCGCACGGCGTGCTCATCCCGCTCGAATGCGAGTTCTTCAGCCTGCGCGGTGTGGCGCTGCTGCTCGACACCATCGACAAGGTGCGTGAGCGGCTCAACTTCGACCTGGAACTCGAAGGCATCCTCGCCACCATGTACGACAGCCGCACCACCCACTGCCGTCAGGTGTTGCAGCGGGTCGTTGAGGCGTTCGGCGACAAGGTCTACCAGACGGTCATCACCAAGACGGTCAAGTTCCCCGAGTCCACCGTGGCCGGTGCCCCCATCACCACGATGGACCCAGCCTCGTCCGGGGCGCGCAACTACCGTCAGCTGGCCCGCGAGGTGATCGCCGCCCAGTCGGAGCGGTAG
- a CDS encoding site-specific tyrosine recombinase XerD has product MAARAGAGDEPAPALRRAVRGYLDHLTVERGLSANTLASYRRDLDRYLTTLAAAGVADLASVGPGMVEAHLARLRAGDDAHPPLAVSSAARAASAVRGLHRFALREGLAGADPSRDVRPPTPPRRLPRALPVDDVVRLLETAGPVTATGDDAPLALRDRALLEFLYGTGARISEAIGAAIDDLDSDEGTVLLRGKGGRMRLVPIGGYAVEAVRAYLVRARPGLAAAGRGTPAVFLNARGGALSRQGAWAILRRAAGRAGLPVDGPAAVSPHTLRHSYATHLLDGGADVRVVQELLGHASVTTTQVYTLVTVERLREVYATAHPRALG; this is encoded by the coding sequence ATCGCGGCCAGGGCCGGCGCGGGCGACGAGCCCGCGCCGGCCCTGCGCCGTGCCGTGCGCGGCTACCTCGACCACCTCACAGTGGAACGTGGCCTGTCCGCGAACACCCTCGCCTCGTACCGCAGGGATCTGGACCGTTATCTCACGACGCTTGCCGCCGCCGGCGTCGCCGACCTCGCGTCGGTCGGCCCCGGGATGGTCGAGGCGCATCTGGCCCGCCTGCGCGCCGGCGACGACGCGCACCCGCCGCTGGCGGTGTCGTCCGCCGCCCGCGCAGCCAGCGCCGTTCGCGGCCTGCACCGCTTCGCGCTGCGCGAAGGGCTGGCCGGTGCCGACCCCAGCCGCGACGTCCGCCCACCCACCCCGCCCCGCCGGCTGCCCCGCGCGCTGCCCGTCGACGACGTGGTCCGGCTGCTGGAGACCGCCGGCCCGGTCACCGCGACCGGCGACGACGCGCCCCTCGCGCTGCGCGACCGGGCGCTGCTGGAGTTCCTGTACGGCACCGGCGCGCGGATCTCCGAGGCGATCGGCGCCGCGATCGACGACCTCGACAGCGACGAGGGCACTGTGCTGCTGCGCGGCAAGGGAGGCCGGATGCGGCTGGTGCCGATCGGTGGGTACGCCGTCGAAGCGGTCCGCGCCTACCTGGTCCGCGCCCGCCCCGGCCTGGCCGCCGCAGGCCGGGGCACCCCCGCGGTCTTCCTCAACGCACGTGGGGGAGCGCTGTCGCGGCAGGGCGCCTGGGCGATCCTGCGTCGCGCCGCCGGACGCGCCGGCCTGCCTGTCGACGGGCCGGCGGCGGTGTCCCCGCACACCCTGCGCCACTCGTATGCCACCCATCTGCTCGACGGCGGCGCCGACGTGCGGGTGGTCCAGGAACTGCTCGGGCACGCCTCGGTGACCACCACCCAGGTCTATACGCTCGTCACCGTCGAGCGACTGCGCGAGGTGTACGCCACCGCCCACCCGCGCGCCCTCGGCTGA
- the ald gene encoding alanine dehydrogenase, which yields MKVGIPREVKNHEYRVAITPAGVNEFTRSGHQVFVESGAGVGSSITDDEFAAAGAKILATADEVWDAAELVLKVKEPIAEEYHRMREGQVLFTYLHLAASKECTDALIDRRVTGIAYETVELPDRSLPLLAPMSEVAGRLAPQVGAFYMMRTGGGRGVLPGGVSGVYAAKTVVIGAGVSGMNAAAIALGLQSEVLLLDKNVARLRQADAIYRGHLQTVASNAYEVERAVLDADLVIGAVLVPGAKAPTLISNELVSRMKPGSVLVDIAIDQGGCFEDSRPTTHADPVYKVHESIFYCVANMPGAVPNTSTYALTNVTLPYALELANNGWREALRNDPALALGLNTHDGKVTYGPVAEAHGMDVLPLADALA from the coding sequence GTGAAGGTCGGAATCCCACGCGAGGTCAAGAACCACGAGTACCGCGTGGCGATCACGCCCGCGGGCGTCAACGAGTTCACCCGCAGCGGCCACCAGGTCTTCGTCGAATCCGGCGCCGGAGTCGGCTCCAGCATCACCGACGACGAGTTCGCGGCGGCGGGCGCGAAGATCCTGGCGACCGCCGACGAGGTGTGGGACGCCGCCGAGTTGGTGCTCAAGGTCAAGGAGCCGATCGCCGAGGAGTACCACCGGATGCGCGAAGGTCAGGTGCTCTTCACCTACCTGCACCTGGCCGCCTCCAAGGAGTGCACCGACGCGCTCATCGACCGCAGGGTCACCGGCATCGCGTACGAGACCGTCGAGCTGCCCGACCGGTCGCTGCCGCTGCTGGCGCCGATGTCCGAGGTCGCCGGCCGGCTCGCCCCGCAGGTGGGCGCCTTCTACATGATGCGTACCGGCGGCGGGCGGGGTGTGCTGCCCGGTGGCGTCTCCGGCGTGTACGCGGCCAAGACGGTGGTGATCGGCGCCGGTGTCTCCGGCATGAACGCCGCCGCCATCGCGCTGGGTCTGCAGTCCGAGGTGCTGCTGCTGGACAAGAACGTGGCCCGGCTGCGTCAGGCCGACGCCATCTACCGGGGGCACCTGCAGACCGTCGCCTCCAACGCGTACGAGGTGGAGCGGGCCGTGCTCGACGCCGACCTCGTCATCGGTGCGGTGCTGGTGCCCGGCGCGAAGGCCCCGACCCTGATCTCCAACGAGCTGGTCTCCCGGATGAAGCCGGGCAGCGTGCTCGTCGACATCGCCATCGACCAGGGCGGCTGCTTCGAGGACTCACGTCCGACCACGCACGCCGACCCGGTCTACAAGGTGCACGAGTCGATCTTCTACTGTGTCGCGAACATGCCCGGCGCGGTCCCGAACACCAGCACGTACGCGTTGACGAACGTCACCCTCCCGTACGCCCTGGAGTTGGCGAACAACGGCTGGCGCGAGGCGCTGCGCAACGACCCGGCGCTGGCGCTGGGCCTCAACACCCACGACGGCAAGGTCACCTACGGGCCGGTCGCCGAGGCGCACGGCATGGACGTGCTCCCGCTGGCCGACGCGCTGGCCTAG
- a CDS encoding TM2 domain-containing protein translates to MFVIIVPSVGRACGQRPSGSLMCPPMTTPPYQPGYGPGLSDKSKVVAGILGILLGTFGAGRFYTGHTKIAVLQLVVSIVTCGVGALWGVIDGIMILVNGGTDAQGRPLRD, encoded by the coding sequence GTGTTCGTCATTATCGTCCCATCTGTCGGGCGCGCATGCGGACAGCGGCCGAGTGGATCACTAATGTGTCCGCCCATGACAACTCCTCCATACCAGCCCGGCTACGGTCCGGGCCTGTCCGACAAGAGCAAGGTCGTCGCGGGCATCCTCGGCATCCTGCTCGGCACCTTCGGTGCCGGTCGGTTCTACACCGGGCACACCAAGATCGCTGTGCTCCAGCTCGTGGTCAGCATCGTGACCTGCGGCGTCGGCGCGCTCTGGGGCGTCATCGACGGCATCATGATCCTGGTGAACGGCGGCACCGACGCACAGGGCCGCCCGCTGCGCGACTGA
- a CDS encoding NUDIX domain-containing protein: MSAVEHRYEVRSRDEHYRGRIFDVVTEEVTMPGGGTALRDIVRHVGAVAVVALDDAGQVVLIRQYRHPVGRHLWELPAGLMDVSGEELPAAALRELAEEADLTAARIDVLVDLHSSPGFTNELVRVYLARELADVPANERHERRDEEADLQIVRMDLDEAVGMVLAGEITNASAVAGLLAAARARDTGFSALRRADTPLPR, from the coding sequence GTGAGCGCCGTCGAACACCGCTACGAGGTGCGCTCCCGCGACGAGCACTACCGGGGTCGCATCTTCGACGTGGTCACCGAGGAGGTGACGATGCCCGGCGGCGGGACCGCGCTGCGGGACATCGTGCGGCACGTCGGCGCGGTGGCGGTGGTGGCGCTCGACGACGCCGGCCAGGTGGTGCTGATCCGGCAGTACCGGCACCCGGTCGGGCGGCACCTGTGGGAGCTGCCGGCCGGGCTGATGGACGTCTCCGGTGAGGAACTGCCGGCCGCCGCGTTGCGGGAGCTGGCCGAGGAGGCCGACCTCACGGCCGCGCGGATCGACGTGCTTGTCGACCTGCACAGCTCTCCGGGGTTCACCAACGAGCTGGTCCGGGTCTACCTCGCCCGGGAGTTGGCCGACGTGCCGGCGAACGAGCGCCACGAGCGCCGCGACGAGGAGGCCGACCTCCAGATCGTCCGGATGGACCTGGACGAGGCGGTCGGCATGGTCCTGGCCGGCGAGATCACCAACGCGTCCGCGGTGGCCGGTCTGCTGGCCGCGGCCCGCGCCCGGGACACCGGCTTCTCGGCGCTGCGCCGGGCGGACACGCCACTGCCACGCTGA